The following are from one region of the Salminus brasiliensis chromosome 14, fSalBra1.hap2, whole genome shotgun sequence genome:
- the LOC140577239 gene encoding endophilin-A1-like isoform X2: protein MSVAGLKKQFHKATQKVSEKVGGAEGTKLDDDFKEMEKKVDTTSRAVLDIMTRTTEYLQPNPASRAKLSMINTVSKIRGQEKGPGYPQAESVLGDAMQKFVRELGEESSFVLNNQYQYHSNQLGSHINHSAHPLTLSPYYSRQSANR from the exons ATGTCTGTGGCGGGGCTGAAGAAGCAGTTCCACAAAGCCACGCAG AAAGTAAGTGAGAAGGTTGGAGGAGCAGAAGGCACTAAACTTGACGATGACTTTAAAGAAATGGAAAAG AAAGTGGACACCACAAGCAGAGCAGTGCTGGACATCATGACTAGAACTACAGAATACCTACAACCAAACCCAg CATCCAGGGCGAAGCTGAGTATGATAAACACAGTGTCTAAGATCCGTGGTCAGGAGAAAGGGCCAGGATACCCGCAGGCCGAGAGCGTGCTCGGAGACGCAATGCAGAAATTTGTCCGGGAACTCGGAGAGGAGTCCAGCTttg TTCTCAACAACCAGTAccagtaccatagcaaccaactcgGATCCCATATCAACCACTCAGCTCACCCTCTCACCCTCTCACCCTATTACTCCCGCCAATCAGCCAATCGGTAG
- the LOC140577239 gene encoding endophilin-A1-like isoform X1 → MDVRQMDRQTDRQRDERFRQKVSEKVGGAEGTKLDDDFKEMEKKVDTTSRAVLDIMTRTTEYLQPNPASRAKLSMINTVSKIRGQEKGPGYPQAESVLGDAMQKFVRELGEESSFVLNNQYQYHSNQLGSHINHSAHPLTLSPYYSRQSANR, encoded by the exons atggatgttagacagatggacagacagacagacagacagagagatgaaAGATTCAGGCAG AAAGTAAGTGAGAAGGTTGGAGGAGCAGAAGGCACTAAACTTGACGATGACTTTAAAGAAATGGAAAAG AAAGTGGACACCACAAGCAGAGCAGTGCTGGACATCATGACTAGAACTACAGAATACCTACAACCAAACCCAg CATCCAGGGCGAAGCTGAGTATGATAAACACAGTGTCTAAGATCCGTGGTCAGGAGAAAGGGCCAGGATACCCGCAGGCCGAGAGCGTGCTCGGAGACGCAATGCAGAAATTTGTCCGGGAACTCGGAGAGGAGTCCAGCTttg TTCTCAACAACCAGTAccagtaccatagcaaccaactcgGATCCCATATCAACCACTCAGCTCACCCTCTCACCCTCTCACCCTATTACTCCCGCCAATCAGCCAATCGGTAG